The following coding sequences are from one Shewanella violacea DSS12 window:
- a CDS encoding transposase, producing MTSARRILIDAESTPFYHIINRCVRRAFLCGEDKLTGKSYEHRRGWIVEKVKALSAIFCIDICAYAVMNNHYHLVLKIDTDKAKSLSNREVISRWCKVTKGHDVATKYMNGDALIEGERLLLDGLLAEWHERLSSISWFMRCLNEEIARRANREDECKGAFWEGRFKSQALLDEQALLACMMYVDLNPIRAGIANTLQASDYTSIQERIAELSTSDKNTKPDDDKSVSTSCEPLKPLANFDGAAHLATQPGIPFHFCDYLQLIDWTGRAIRSDKKGFIDSSQPKLLNELGIAPEAWITSAKEFRRQYSGISGRWDAMCAFKKLHNCGQWCKGKACSDALHPSP from the coding sequence ATGACTTCAGCTCGACGAATCCTTATCGATGCAGAATCGACTCCGTTTTACCACATAATAAATCGTTGTGTTAGAAGGGCTTTTTTGTGCGGAGAGGATAAACTCACAGGTAAAAGCTATGAGCATCGACGCGGGTGGATTGTCGAAAAAGTTAAAGCCCTATCTGCTATTTTTTGTATTGATATCTGTGCCTATGCGGTGATGAATAATCACTATCATTTAGTCCTTAAAATAGATACCGACAAAGCCAAGTCATTGAGTAACCGTGAGGTTATTAGTCGATGGTGTAAGGTGACGAAAGGACATGACGTAGCAACTAAATACATGAATGGCGATGCCTTAATCGAGGGTGAGCGGTTACTACTCGATGGGTTATTGGCTGAATGGCATGAACGTCTATCCAGTATCTCTTGGTTTATGCGCTGTCTTAATGAAGAGATTGCCCGTAGGGCCAATCGTGAGGATGAATGTAAAGGGGCTTTTTGGGAGGGTCGTTTTAAAAGCCAAGCCTTACTCGATGAACAAGCACTCCTGGCATGCATGATGTATGTTGATTTAAACCCTATTAGAGCGGGAATTGCTAACACACTCCAAGCATCTGATTATACGTCTATTCAGGAGCGCATTGCCGAGCTAAGTACTTCTGATAAAAACACTAAACCAGATGATGATAAATCAGTATCAACCTCGTGTGAACCACTCAAACCACTTGCCAATTTCGATGGTGCTGCCCATCTAGCGACTCAACCAGGCATCCCATTTCATTTCTGTGATTATTTACAACTTATCGATTGGACTGGCAGAGCCATTAGGTCTGATAAGAAAGGGTTTATTGACTCAAGCCAACCTAAATTACTCAATGAACTTGGCATAGCGCCCGAGGCTTGGATCACCTCAGCGAAAGAGTTTCGCCGCCAATACAGTGGTATTAGTGGTCGTTGGGATGCTATGTGTGCTTTCAAAAAACTGCATAACTGTGGACAATGGTGCAAAGGTAAGGCCTGTAGCGATGCACTTCACCCCTCGCCTTAG